A genomic window from Armatimonadota bacterium includes:
- a CDS encoding virulence RhuM family protein, which yields MANEIVPSTPNEFVIYQTEDGLTRVSVRFEGETVWLTQGQMVELFQSSKANISEHIKHVFEEGELDADSVVRNFRTTAADGKSYNVAHYNLDVIISVGYRVKSLRGTQFRIWATQRLREYIVKGFTMDDERLKEAGGGDYFDELLERIRDIRSSERVFWRKVLDIYATSVDYDPNVETSKRFFQTVQNKMHWAIAGQTAAEIVHTRADADKPNMGLMNWTGDRPRKGDVCVAKNYLCEEELKALNLIVSAYLDFAELQAVTRKPMTMASWIAKLDDFIRISDRDILNHAGTISHEAAKLKAELEYEKYRKAQAALPQPVDRHFVEAVDELEKLEAEAKKRKPRRGKKGGAQ from the coding sequence ATGGCAAATGAGATTGTTCCCAGCACTCCCAATGAGTTTGTGATCTATCAGACAGAAGATGGCCTGACACGAGTAAGCGTCCGGTTTGAAGGCGAAACCGTCTGGCTGACCCAAGGTCAGATGGTCGAGCTGTTCCAATCAAGCAAGGCAAACATCAGCGAGCATATCAAGCATGTATTTGAGGAGGGGGAACTGGATGCGGATTCAGTTGTTCGGAATTTCCGAACAACTGCCGCTGATGGCAAGAGCTACAACGTAGCTCACTACAACCTTGACGTGATCATCTCCGTCGGCTACCGTGTCAAGTCGCTTCGTGGCACGCAGTTCCGCATTTGGGCTACTCAAAGGCTGCGGGAGTACATCGTGAAGGGATTTACGATGGATGACGAGCGCCTGAAGGAGGCAGGGGGCGGCGACTACTTCGATGAACTGCTCGAGCGCATCCGAGACATCCGCTCATCCGAACGGGTCTTTTGGCGGAAGGTGCTCGATATATACGCCACCAGTGTCGACTACGACCCGAACGTAGAAACCTCAAAACGCTTCTTCCAAACCGTGCAGAATAAGATGCATTGGGCTATTGCCGGGCAGACCGCCGCCGAGATCGTCCACACGAGGGCGGACGCTGATAAGCCGAATATGGGCTTGATGAATTGGACCGGTGATAGACCGCGCAAAGGCGATGTATGCGTCGCCAAGAACTACCTCTGCGAAGAAGAGTTAAAAGCGCTCAATCTGATCGTTTCGGCGTATCTTGATTTCGCCGAACTACAAGCCGTGACACGGAAGCCGATGACAATGGCGAGCTGGATAGCTAAGCTGGACGACTTTATCCGCATCAGCGACCGTGACATCCTGAACCATGCCGGAACCATATCGCATGAGGCTGCCAAGCTGAAAGCAGAGCTAGAATATGAGAAGTACCGCAAAGCCCAAGCGGCGCTGCCTCAGCCTGTTGATCGTCATTTTGTCGAAGCTGTCGATGAGCTTGAAAAGTTGGAAGCCGAGGCGAAGAAGAGGAAGCCCAGACGCGGCAAGAAAGGCGGTGCGCAATGA